GAAGGATGTGCGAGTGCTGGGTGCGATTGGTGTCGTGCAGCTCAAGAACCCTGTCGATGTTGCGGCCGCGACCCAGGCTGCAGTTGGGGCAGGTGTGTGGATTCGACCCTTCAGCGATTTGATCTACACCATGCCTCCGTACATCTCATCAGATGAACACGTGGCTCAGATCTGCACTGCGATTGCAGCTGCAGTCGACAGCCAGCTCGCCACTCATTGGGGCACGCAATGAACTCACCTGACCCCCTTGCCTGGTTGGAGCACAAGAGCCTGATTCGCAGGCGGGCCGGTCTGCAGCGGGAACTCGCGCCGCGCTCTGAACAATCGCCGTGGGTGGACTTCGCCTCGAACGACTACTTGAAGCTGTCTGTGAATCCACGTGTGGTCGCAGCCGCGATCGGTGCTGCGACTCAGTGGGGAACGGGCGCCACTGGATCCAGGTTGGTCACCGGCACGATCGAGCTGCACACCGAGCTTGAGGGCGCACTTGCTGAACTCACGGGGGCCTCGAGTGCGCTTGTGTTTTCTTCCGGTTATCTGGCGAATCTGGCTGCAATCACCGCATTGGCTGGGCGCGACTGCGTAATCGTGGCCGACGGCGGCAACCATGCCTCGCTCATCGATGGCTGCAAATTGGCGAACTCTCGCTTGGTCACCATTGAGCACAGCGATCTCTCAGCAGCCGAGGATGCCTTGGCCAATCGATCGGAAACTCGAGCAATCCTCGTTATCGATGCAATCAACTCGGTATTCGGTGACCTCCTGCCATTAGCCAGATGGCATGCCATTGCTCGCAAGCATGGAGCGATCCTCGTGGTCGATGACGCGCATGGCATAGGCGTGCGAGGCAATGGTCGTGGTTCGGCTTGGGAGGCCGGAATTGCGGCGGAATCCGATGTCGTGGTCACGGTGACGCTCTCGAAATCCATTGGCTCACAGGGCGGAGCAGTGCTTGGGGATCAACGGGTCATCGATCACGTGCTCAACACCGCTCGCCCGTTCATCTTCGACACCGGGCTCAACCCACCGGCTGTCGGCGCGGCGCTGGAGGCTGTGCGGATTATTCGCGCGGAGCCTGAACTGTCTCGGACACTGCTTGAGCGTGCTGCAGCGATTGCTGACGCATTGAAGATCCAGACTTCTGATGCGGCGATCCTGTCGTGGACCGTCGGTGGCGCTCAAGAGGCCCTTGACTTGGCTGCTGGCCTGAGCGGATTGGGAGTACGTGTGGGTTGCTTTCGGCCG
This window of the Actinomycetota bacterium genome carries:
- a CDS encoding 8-amino-7-oxononanoate synthase, with the translated sequence MNSPDPLAWLEHKSLIRRRAGLQRELAPRSEQSPWVDFASNDYLKLSVNPRVVAAAIGAATQWGTGATGSRLVTGTIELHTELEGALAELTGASSALVFSSGYLANLAAITALAGRDCVIVADGGNHASLIDGCKLANSRLVTIEHSDLSAAEDALANRSETRAILVIDAINSVFGDLLPLARWHAIARKHGAILVVDDAHGIGVRGNGRGSAWEAGIAAESDVVVTVTLSKSIGSQGGAVLGDQRVIDHVLNTARPFIFDTGLNPPAVGAALEAVRIIRAEPELSRTLLERAAAIADALKIQTSDAAILSWTVGGAQEALDLAAGLSGLGVRVGCFRPPSVAIGSAGLRITANAAHTDADVELLARSLSSLVSK